The following DNA comes from Euzebya sp..
CTCGGCGCCGACGAGCCCGTGCTGGTCCACGCGCGCCCCGACCACCCCACCTGGGGCTTCGGCCCGGCGATCACCGAGGACGGCCGTTGGCTGGTGGTCACGGTGTGGGAGGGGACCCAACCGACCAACCGCATCCACCTCGGCGACCTGACCGGCACCGACGACCCGGCCGCGGTCGAGATCACGCCGTGGCTCGACACCGGCGACGCGGAGTACGACGTCATCGGCAACGACGGCGACACGATGTTCGTCCAGACCGACCTCGGCGCGCCGAACGGCCGGCTGCTGGCCATCTCCGCGGCCGACCCGACCGACCGCCGTGAGGTCCTGCCCGCGACCGACCACGCCCTCCTCGCCGTCCGCTACGTGGGCGGTCGGCTGCTCGCCCTGCGGATGGTCGACGCGGTCCACCAGCTGACCGTCCACGCCGTCGACGGCTCGATCGTGACCACCGTCGACCTGCCCGACTCCGCCAGCGTCGGCGGCATCACCGGGCGCCAGGAGGACACGGTGGTCCACCTGTCCCTCTCGTCGTTCACCCAGTCGATGTCGATCGCCCGCCTCGACGTCACGGACCCGGTGCGCCTGACCGAGGTGCGAGCCCCCGCCATCCGCCTGGACGACGTCGTCACCGAGCAGACCTTCGTCGACTCGACCGATGGCGCGCGCGTCCCCCTCTTCCTCATCCACCGCCGCGACGCCCCGATCGACGGGTCCAACCGCACGCTGCTGTACGGCTACGGCGGGTTCGACATCTCCCTCACCCCCGAGTTCAGGCTGTGGTGGTCGGTGTGGCTCGAGCGCGGTGGCGTCGTCGCGGTCGGGTGCTTCAGGGGAGGGGGCGAGTACGGCCGCGACTGGCACGACGCCGGCCGGCTCGCGAACAAGCCGCACACCTTCGACGACGCCCTCGCCTGCGCCCGCTGGCTGGTCGACGCCGGGTGGTGCCGGCCGGGGAACCTCGCGATCACCGGCGGGTCCAACGGCGGGCTGACCGCGGCGGCGACGATGCTCCGCGACCCCTCCGCGTTCGGCGCGTGCGTCCCCGAGGTCGGCGTCCTCGACCTGCTCCGCTTCCACCGCTTCACGATCGGGTGGGGCTGGACCAGCGACTACGGGGATCCCGACGACCCCGACGACTTCGCCTGGATCAGGCCGATGTCGCCGTACCACGCGGTGCTCGACCGTCCGGGTGAGTACCCCGCCACGCTGATCACGACCGCGGACCGCGACGACCGGGTCGTGCCGGCCCACAGCTTCAAGTTCACCGCCGCCCTGCAGGCCGCCCAGACCGGACCGGCGCCGATCCTCGCGCGCATCGACACCAGGGCCGGCCACGGGGCCGGCACTCCCACCTCGAAGCTGATCGACGCCCGCACCGACGTGGTCACCTTCCTCGAGGAGGTCCTCGGTGGGGAGGGGAGCTGACCCGTGGCGCGCATGACGGCCCGCGAACGGCGCAACCAGCTCGTGGACGTCGCGAAGGCGGTGTTCGCCGAGCTGGGGTACGACGGCGCCAGCGTCGAGGAGATCGCCGCCCGCGCCGGGGTCTCCAAGCCGGTCGTGTACGAGCACTTCGGCGGCAAGGAGGGCATCTACGCGGTGGTGGTCGATCGCGAGTCCACGCGCCTGCTCGACAAGATCACCGCCTACATCCACGGCGAGGCGGGGGGCCGCCAGATGGTCCACGCCTCCGCACTCGCGTTCCTCCACTACATCGAGGAGGACCCGGCGGGCTTCCGGGTCCTCACCCGCGACTCGCCCGCGACCGTCGCCGGGCCGGGGATGGCGGGCCTGCTGAGCGACGTTGCGGACAAAGCGACCGGCGTGCTGGTCAGCTTCTTCACCCGCACCGGCCTCGACCCCGCCACCGCGCCGCTCTACGCCGGGGGGCTCGTGGGCATGGTCGCCTACGTCGGGTCGTGGTGGGCGAACGAGCGCGAACCCGCTGCGGAGGAGGTCGCCGCCCACATCACCGCGCTGGCCTACTTCGGGCTGAAGGACCTGCCCTCGGATCCCGTCACCGACCTGGACGTGCCGAGGGGTCGGAACCCCGGTTGAGGTGCGCGGGCGGGCCGGTGTACGAGCCTGCGGTGAGGTCGGGGCCGGGGCTGGACGTGCCCGGCGTCGGGGACCACACGTCGATCGTGCGCGGCACGCCGGTCGCGTCGCTCCCGCCGAGCAGCACCAGCCCCTCACCGGTCCAGGCCAGGTCCGCGTCGACGCGCGCGTCGGCCGGGACGGCGGCCCGCAGGTCCAGGGTCCGCAGGTCCAGGGCCAGCTGGACCGCGGTCGCGTAGCCGACGTGCACCCAGACCGTGTCCTCGCCGTCCCACGCGATCGCCGGGCTGATCCCGTCGAGGCGTCCGGCCAGCGCTGGCGGCAGGTCGACGGCGACGCTGACCCAGTCGGGCGCGTCGAGGTCCAGCACCGCCAGGCGGAGGCTCCCCCCGTCCTGACCCGTGCCGACGGCCACGACCCGCCCCTCACCGCCATCGGCTCCGGGGACGTGGACGGCCGCGCGGACGGCGAGGGGAGGGGCGGGGAGGGCGGTCCAGCCGGCCGCGGTCGCGCCTGCGGGCGACCACCGCGCTGCGGCGAACGCGAGGTCGAAGGGGTCCTCGGGTGTGCCGCTCCCGCCCGCGTACCGGCTGCCGAGGAGGACGAAGCCGTCACCGAGCGGGAGGGTGCCGCCGTGGGGCAGCTCGAACGGGGCCTCGAGGTCGGTGCGCACGCCGGTCCGGACGTCGACCAGGACCAGGTCCGCGTACCCGAAGGACTGGATGTCCTGGGCGACGACCAGGCTCGTCGCGGTCGTCCCGATCAGCGGCCCGCTCGGCACGTCGGGGATCGTCTGCCACGCGGCGCCCTCCAGGCGGGCCGCGGCCGCACCGGACAGGCCGGTGTCAGGGCCGAGCGGTCGCTGGAGCACGACGACCAGACCGTCGACGACTGCGCCCTGCCGCGTCGTGCCCTCCGCCCCGGCGATCGGGAGGTCGGGGAGCGGACGCCACACCGCCGCGGCGGGGTCGTAGGCGACGGCGCTGGTCCGTCCGAGGGCCACCACGCGCTCGCCGTCCCACTCGAGCACCGGGGGCACCGACGGACCGAACTCGTCGTCGGGCAGCCGGATCGGGACCTCCACCCACTCGCCGTCGACGGGGAGCGGCGGGACCGACGTCGGCGTGGCATCGGGGGAGGGTGACGGGCTCGGCTCGCGAGGGGCGGTAGGCGTGTCGGCCGTGTCGGCCGGCCGCGGCTCGGTGAGCTGCGCCTCGGGCACGATGCTCGCCGGCGACCGGACCAGCAGGGCGGCGAGGGCGACCACGCCGAGCACCACGACCACTCCGGTCAGGCCCGGACGCCGGCCCCCGTCGTGGTCCCCGCCGGCGTCACCGGCAGGCGGCGGGCTCGTGGGGTCGCCGTCCACGCCGCGACCGTACCCGCGCCCGAGGAGCGACCACGATGCCCCG
Coding sequences within:
- a CDS encoding prolyl oligopeptidase family protein is translated as MDHPATRRDELVETLHGHDVADPYRWLEDQTADDVAEWVAAQGAHTEAWLAERPHRDAIRERLAEIWDHPKVSLPWRRGDRWFQSRNSGLQEQAVLHVADDPTGEGRVLLDPHELSDDGTVSLAATSISRDGRLLAYGTSDGGSDWITWRVRDVATGTDTGDVAEWGKVSGAAWTEDASGFFYGGYDPPAPGHALDGKNTDHELRFHRLGADEPVLVHARPDHPTWGFGPAITEDGRWLVVTVWEGTQPTNRIHLGDLTGTDDPAAVEITPWLDTGDAEYDVIGNDGDTMFVQTDLGAPNGRLLAISAADPTDRREVLPATDHALLAVRYVGGRLLALRMVDAVHQLTVHAVDGSIVTTVDLPDSASVGGITGRQEDTVVHLSLSSFTQSMSIARLDVTDPVRLTEVRAPAIRLDDVVTEQTFVDSTDGARVPLFLIHRRDAPIDGSNRTLLYGYGGFDISLTPEFRLWWSVWLERGGVVAVGCFRGGGEYGRDWHDAGRLANKPHTFDDALACARWLVDAGWCRPGNLAITGGSNGGLTAAATMLRDPSAFGACVPEVGVLDLLRFHRFTIGWGWTSDYGDPDDPDDFAWIRPMSPYHAVLDRPGEYPATLITTADRDDRVVPAHSFKFTAALQAAQTGPAPILARIDTRAGHGAGTPTSKLIDARTDVVTFLEEVLGGEGS
- a CDS encoding TetR/AcrR family transcriptional regulator translates to MTARERRNQLVDVAKAVFAELGYDGASVEEIAARAGVSKPVVYEHFGGKEGIYAVVVDRESTRLLDKITAYIHGEAGGRQMVHASALAFLHYIEEDPAGFRVLTRDSPATVAGPGMAGLLSDVADKATGVLVSFFTRTGLDPATAPLYAGGLVGMVAYVGSWWANEREPAAEEVAAHITALAYFGLKDLPSDPVTDLDVPRGRNPG